The Eubacterium ventriosum genome includes the window TTTAATGGGAATGGAATGTGAAGTCTTCATGGGAAAAGAAGACTGCCAAAGACAGGCACTTAACGTATTTAGAATGCAACTTTTAGGAGCAAAAGTTCATCCTGTAACAAGTGGAACAATGACATTAAAAGATGCAGTAAACGAAACTATGAAGGAATGGACTAACAGAATTGATGACACACATTATGTTTTAGGTTCAGTAATGGGACCACACCCTTTCCCGACTATTGTACGTGATTTTCAGGCAATAATCAGCAAGGAAATAAAAGAACAGTTAATGGAAAAAGAAGGCAAATTACCTGATGCAGTAATCGCCTGTGTAGGCGGCGGTTCAAACGCAATCGGTGCTTTCTACAATTTCATTGAAGATAAAGACGTTAAATTAATCGGTTGTGAGGCAGCAGGACTTGGAGTTGATAATCCAAAGAACGCAGCAACAATGGCTAACGGTTCAGAAGCTATTTTCCACGGAATGAAGTCTTTATTCTGCCAGAATGAATATGGTCAGATTGCCCCTGTTTATTCAATTTCAGCAGGACTTGATTATCCGGGAATCGGACCTGAACATGCAATGCTTCAGGCAGAAAAAAGAGCAGAATATGTGGCAATTACAGATGAAGAAGCAGTTGATGCTTTTGAATATTTGTCAAAAACAGAAGGAATTATTCCTGCAATTGAAAGTTCTCACGCAATTGCATATGCAATGAAGTATGTGCCAACTTTGGACAAAGATAAAATCGTAGTAGTTAACGTGTCAGGTCGTGGTGACAAGGACGTGGCAGCAATAGCAAGATATAGAGGAGTACAGATTTATGAGTAAAATAAAAGAAGCATTTAAGAATGGAAAAGCATTTATACCTTTTATAACAGGAGGAGATCCTGACCTTGAAACAACAAAGAAACTTATTATTGAAATGCAGAATGCAGGGGCAGATATAATTGAAGTGGGAATACCTTTTTCAGACCCAATCGCAGAAGGACAGGTTATTCAGAAGGCAGATTTAAGATCATTGGAAGCAGGCTGTACAACAGATAAGTTAATGGATGCTTTAATTGAAATAAAAGACCGGATTCATATTCCATTAGTTTTTATGACATACATAAATGTTATTTACAAATATGGGAAAAAGAAATTTATGGACAGGTGTAGTGAATGTGGAATTTGTGGAATAATTGTTCCGGATTGTCCTTATGAAGAAAAAAATGAACTTTTGCCTGAATGTACAGAGGCAGGAATTGAATTGATTTCTATGATAGCTCCAACATCTCACGACAGAATAAAAATGATTGCAAAGGAAGCTCAGGGATTTCTTTACTGCGTATCTTCACTTGGAGTTACAGGTGTTAGAAAAGAAATAAAAACAGACATTAACGGAATGATTGAACTTGTTAAGGAAGTTTCAGATGTACCTTGTGCAGTAGGTTTTGGAATTTCCACACCAAAGCAGGCAGAAGATGTATGCAAATATGCCGACGGAGCAATTGTTGGCAGTGCTATTGTAAGAATTGTGGCAGAACATGGAAAAGACAGTGTACAATATGTTTCACAGTATGTAAAAGAAATGAAAGAGGCTGTAAGAAAATAGAATTAATCAATAGAATTAGGTGTCAAAAAGCCAGAAGTTTATTATACGGATTAATATAAGCTTTGCACTCCCACAATTCTTCCATATAATAATAAATATCTATTGAATTATTTTCCAATAGGTTATAAAATATACTCTGTAAAGTGCTTATGGACACAGAGAAAAAGGAAAATTTAATAATTATAACAGGGGAGCTTGTAGGCAGGCTGAGAGGAAGTAATCAACTTCGACCCATGAACCTGATTTGGATAATGCCAACGTAGGAAGAAATCAATTTTAAGATTCATTGCGGACAGACCAAATAGGTTTGTCCTTTTTCTTTTGTGAAAAATTAAATTCAGGAGGACAAAGATGTTTAAAGAATGTTTAGAAAATGTTAGAAAGAATGTGCCATTAGTACACAATATTACAAATTATGTAACAGTAAATGATGTTGCAAATGTTTTACTTGCCTGTGGAGGAAGCCCTATTATGTCTGATGACATTGATGATGTGGTAGATATTACATCTATTTGTGGTGGACTTAACATTAATATTGGAACATTAAACAAGAACACTATTCCTTCAATGTTTGCAGCAGGAAAGAAAGCAAACGAATTAGGTCATGTTGTTTTACTTGACCCTGTTGGAGCAGGAGCAAGTGCCTTAAGAACTAACACAGCTAACGAACTTATGAAAAAAATAAAGTTTGATGTTGTTAGAGGAAATATTTCAGAAGTTAAGACTTTAATGGTTGGAAGTGGAAGTACTAAAGGTGTTGACGCTGACGTAGCCGATAAAGTTACAGATGAAAATCTTGAAGAAACTATTTCTAAATTAAAAGCTTTTTCAAAAGCAACAGGAAGCATTATTGCCGTAACAGGAGCAATTGACTTAGTTTGCAATAGTGAAAAATGCTATGTAATAAGAAATGGTAAGCCACAGATGAGTTCAATTACAGGAACAGGTTGTCAGCTTTCAGGACTTATGACAGCATATTTAGTAGCTAACTCTGAAAACAAGTTAGAAGCAGCCGCAGCTGCAGTTTGCTTAATGGGACTTGCAGGAGAGATTGCTTATGACAGAATGCAGGATGGTGATGGCAACTCAACATACAGAAACAGAATTATTGATGCTATCTACAACATGGATGGAGAAACATTGGAAAAAGGAGCAAAATATGAAATCAAGTAATACTACAACAGATGAGTTATTACTATATGCAGTAACAGACAGAGCCTGGCTTGGAAACGAAACACTTTATGAACAGGTTGAAAAATCATTAAAGGGTGGAGTAACTTTTGTACAGCTTAGAGAGAAAAAACTTGATGAAGAAAGTTTTTTACAGGAAGCCATTGAAATAAAAGAGTTATGCAAAAAGTATAACGTTCCATTTGTAATAAATGATAATGTAGACATTGCCATAAAAATGGATGCAGACGGAGTACACGTTGGACAAAGCGATATGGAAGCAGGAGACGTTAGAAAGAAACTTGGTCCTGACAAAATTATTGGCGTTTCAGCCCAGACAGTCGAACAGGCAATTTTAGCTGAAAAACACGGAGCTGACTACTTAGGAGTTGGAGCAGTATTTCCAACAGGCTCAAAAGATGATGCAGAAGATGTACCTTTTGAAACATTAAAAGCCATATGTGAAGCGGTAAGCATACCAGTAATCGCAATTGGCGGAATAACAAAGGACAACGTAAAAGAACTTGCAGGAAGCGGTATTTGCGGAATCGCAGTAATAAGTGCCATATTTGCAAGCAAAGACATAGAAACTGCAACAAAAGAACTAAAAGTCAACACAATAAAAGCTGTAAAGTAGGAGAACAAATGTCAACAGGATTTATATTTGATGTAGATGGAACAATACTAGACTCAATGGGAATATGGATGAACGTAGGAGAACTATATCTAAAAGATATGGGAATAAAGGCGGAACCAAATCTTGGAGAAATTCTATTCGAAATGACAATGAATGAAGGTGCAGAATACATACAAAAAAAGTATAATCTAAACCTTACAACAGAAGAAATATGCACCGGAATAAACAACCGTGTATACAAATTCTACGAAAAAGAAGCAATGCCAAAACCAAAAGTTATCGACTTTATAGAACAAGCCTACGAGAACAAAATCCCAATGACAATAGCAACGTCAACAGACAGACCAATGATAGAAGCAGCTTTCAAAAGACTGCACATAGACAAATATTTTAAAAAAATATTTACCACGACAGAGGTTGGGTATGGAAAAGACAAACCGGACATCTTCATAAAAGCAATGGAAGAAATGGGAACAACACCAAAGCAAACATGGCTATTTGAAGATGGAGCATACTCAATAGAAACAGCCAAACAACTAGGCATAAAAACAATAGGAATCTACGATCCTGCAAGCGAAAAAGACCAGGAAAAAATAAGAAACCTAACAAACATCTACATAAAAAATTGGACAGAACACAAAACCCTACTTAACCAAATACAAAACAACAAGTAGAAACAACCTAAACAAAAAACAACAGGGAAAAACTATTTAATCAAAAACAAACAACAGGGTTTCCTATTATTCAAACAAACAATAATAAACCCTGACAAAGCGATAAATTGGGGGCACCACCTTATATCGCTATACAAAACACAAGCCAACCTAAAAGGAACAACTTGTGAACCACAAAAACTAAAAACTTACAGGCAAAACATTATATAGTGAAAGTACTATTATCACCGGCGGAAGAAAATTTTGAAAACAAACAATAGGCAGATTTTGGCAATTTTGCGAGCATAGTGTAAAGCGAGAAACCTACTGTTTGAGCCGTAGGCGAGTTTAGGTTTTCGCTTTACAATAGACGGCGGAGCAAAATAACAAAATCAACGTGTTTGTGACAAAATTTTCTTTCGCCGGTGAGGAAAACTATCAGTAAAGTTTTGCCGGAAAAGGAGAAAAGAATGAACACAGCATTAACAATTGCAGGAAGTGATTCTTGTGGAGGCGCCGGAATACAAGCAGACATAAAGACAATGACAGCTAATGGAGTTTATGCCATGAGTGCTATTACAGCCTTAACTGCTCAAAATACAACCGGCGTATCAGACATCTATGAAGTAAGCCCTGAATTTTTACAGGCACAGCTAAAAGCTATATTTGAAGACATAACACCGGATGCCATAAAAATAGGAATGGTATCATCAAGTGACTTAATCAAAACAATAGCTAAAAGCCTAAAAGAATACAATGGAAAGAACATAGTTCTTGATCCCGTTATGGTTGCAACAAGCGGAGCAAAATTAATAAGCGATGATGCCATAAGCACTTTAAAGGAATACTTAATTCCTTTGGCAACAGTAATAACACCAAATATTCCGGAGGCAGAAGTATTATCCAATATGGAAATACATAACGAAGAGGAAATGATAAAGGCAGCAGCAGTTATTAGCGAAAAATATGACTGCGCCGTATTATGCAAGGGCGGTCACAGCATAAATGATGCCAACGACCTTCTTTACAGAAACGGTGAATACAAGTGGTTCTATGGTAAGAGAATTAACAATCCTAATACACATGGAACAGGATGTACACTTTCCAGTGCCATAGCTTCAAATCTTGCAAAAGGCAGAGATTTGGATACATCAGTGGAAAAGGCAAAAAAATATATTTCAGGAGCATTATCAGCAATGCTTGATTTAGGAAAAGGCAGTGGTCCTATGAATCATGCATTTGCAATTAAGTGCGACTAAAAAAGGAAAGAGGTACATAAAATGGATAAAAAAGGGACATCAATATTTAGTAATAGTTTAATTTGGTTTGGAGCAGGTGTATCAATTGCAGAAATTGTAACAGGTACATATCTTGCTTCACTTGGAATGGAAAAAGGCATTCTTGCGATTATTATCGGACACTTAATTGGCTGCTCACTTTTATTCCTTGCAGGAGTAATCGGTGCAAAGACAAAGAAAAGTGCAATGGAAACAGTAAAGATAAGTTTCGGTCAGAAAGGAAGTATTCTGTTTTCAGTATTAAATGTTATTCAATTGGCAGGATGGACAGCCATTATGATTTATGACGGCGCACTTTCAGCCAACGGAATTTTTAATACAGGAAACTGGGTGTGGTGCATTGTAATCGGTGTACTTATTATTATTTGGATTTTTATTGGAATAAAAAACATCGAAAAAGTAAATGTTGTTGCAATGACAGCTTTATTTATTCTAACAATTATTTTGTGTAAAGTTGTTTTCTTTGACAACGGTGTGGCAACAAGTATTCCTGATGATGGATTAACGTTTGGTGCGGCAGTAGAACTTGCAGTAGCAATGCCACTTTCCTGGCTTCCATTAATCAGTGATTACACAAGAGAAGCAGAAAAGCCAATTAAGGCAACAGCAGCAAGTGCCATTGTTTACGGAGTTGTAAGCTGTTGGATGTATATAATTGGAATGGGTGCAGCTATTTTTGCACAGAATGCAGGAATCGACCAGATAATGTTAAAGGCAGGTCTTGGAATAGCAGGACTTCTTATAATTGTTTTTTCAACAGTTACAACAACATATTTGGATGCATATTCAGCAGGTGTTTCAAGTGAAACAATCTTTAGCAAAATTAATGGAAAGTATATGGCAATTGCAGTAACAATCGTTGGTACAATAGCAGCAATTATTTACCCAATGGACGATATTACTGATTTCCTTTATTTAATAGGTTCAGTGTTTGCACCTATGATTGCAATTCAAATTGCAGACTTCTTCATTATCAAAAACAATAGCGAAGATAAAAACGTTGAAATTACAAATATTATAATCTGGGTTATTGGATTTATTCTATACAGATATCTTATGACAGTTGATATAATTGTTGGAAATACATTGCCTGATATGGCAGTTACTGTTATTATATGTATTATAGTCAGTAAATTTAAAAAGGCTAAATAAGTAGCGCAGATTATTTTGACTTAAAGAACAATCATATATAATCTGTGCCAAATGGGAAATGGAGAAATGTATGATTAATTATGGATTTTCAATAAAAGGAAAGTCCCACAGTACCAGAAATATGGCCTGTCAGGACGCTAATAAAGTAATACAACTTAATAATGGATGCTCAGTAGGTTTAGTAGCTGACGGTGTAGGAAGTGCAAAATCTTCCGATATAGGAGCAAAGATTGCAGTAGAAAAAGCAGGAGAATATTGTAGTGAAAATATTAATTCCGGTATGAATTTAGACCAACAATTGCAGGTATTAAAGGATTCTTTTTCTTATGCATTAAATAGCATTAACCAGTATGCAACAGAGAACAATGCACAGATTGAAGATTTCGATACAACTCTTAGCGGAGCGATTTATGATGGACAAAGCATTGCTTATGGACACGCCGGGGATGGTGGCATAGTTGTAAAAAAGAATGACGGAACTATGGATATCATAACTGAACAGCAACAGGGTGAGAACAAGCAGTATGTTAAGCCATTGAGAGCAGGAGAAGGCAGTTGGAGCTTTGGAAAGTTAGATAACAACATTGCTTCAGTTATGCTTGTTACAGATGGTATTCTTAATGAACTTATTTCACCATTTTTGTTAAATGCCACAGACAGTGTTGCAAAAGCAACAGGTCAGAAGAAAGTTTACAATTCAGCAGCAGAATTTCTTATGAATCCTGACTGTGTTATGAATAATAAGTCATTTAACAATCCTAAGAACATTCTTGAAAGTTTCTTAGACGGAGATATGGACAGAAATGTTTTTTCTAATTGCTTGAAGAATGGATATAGTAAGTTTTTCGACGAAAATCTTACAAAAAGATTGTGCGACGGAATGGCTAAGTATAGCTATCCTGTTTGGGCAATAGACCAGATTACAGACGACAAAACTGTTGTATGTATGATGAATGAACAGGCAAAGGTTTCATGCCAGCCACCTGCATTTTACAGCGAACCGGATTGGCAGGGATTAAAAACCACATATGAGAAAATGGTTCATCCTGAAAAATTTGCTAATGAACAGCCTAAGAAAGATTTGGAAAGTACACAGCAGATTAATACAGACAACAATGCCAAAAAGCAAAGTCAGAACAAACCTAAGTCAGAAGACAATGCTAAGAAGCAGTCTGACAATAATAAAAACAAAACAAAAAAGACAAAGAAAACTAAGACTAAAAAGACCAGAGGCAGAAGCAAAAAGTCAAGAGGAGGCATAAGCACTCCAAGCTTAGGTCGCAGGGAGAGAAGAGGAAGAAGAGGCAGACGTCAGAGAAAGCAGCATCATTTCTTCACTAACCTGTTATTATTCTTAATTCTTATTTGTATGGCTGCAGCAGTTGCAGTGGGAGGTTTGTTTGTATATAAACGTTATTACCAGAATAGAAATAATAATGATAGCCAGACTGAAAGTGTAAATAAGAATAGCAAGTCAGATACAAACAGTGGAGATTCAAACGGAAGCGATGATGTAGGTTCTGATAATGGTTCAGATAGTTCAACTGGAAGTGATTCAGGAAGTTCAGATGACAGTTCCAGTGGAAGTTCAGAAAAGTCAGATAGCGATTCTAGTGGAAGTTCTGATTCAGGAAGTTCAAGCTCAGATTCATCTAATAACGGAAGTAGTAGCGATTCATCAGATTCAGGTGACAGTTCATCAAGCGATGGCACTGATTCACAGGCAGTTGATGGAGAATAATATCCTACAAAAATAATATAAAATAAAAAGGTTTCTTGAAAAATGCTCACAATGATGTATAATATTGTGGTATGCGTAGGCATTTTTTTAGAAGCCTTTTTCTTTTAATAACAAAATACCTACAGATTTAGGGGTACTAAGTTGAATATTAAAGATTTATTAAAAAGTAAAAAGTTTAAAAATATACTGATAACAATAGTAGAAATTCTTGTTGTGGCAGGAATAATATTTGCAGCGTTAATGTATATGCAAAGCAAGATTAACAAAGATGCAGATAAGACCAGCGGTGTTGGAAATAATATCGCCAAAGATGAAGAAGAGGAAACAGTACAGAAACAAGCAGATGAATTTTATTTGCAGATTAATATGGCAAAGAATGTTATGGTAGTCTACAGATATGATGCTGACAAGAAGAACAAGACAGCCTATAAGATTTTTCCATGCACATTGGGAGAGAATGTTAAAAAGGGCAAATACAAAACTGAAAAGAGCTATTCATGGGTTAAAAACAATGGATGGCACAGGTACAATACTTTATATACTTATTCAGCATGGATTCAGTCAGCAGAATATAGCGACAGATATCCTGATACTTTAGTTAAGAAATCTTATGATTCAGTAGGTAAGAATAAGAAAGTTGACAAGTCAATTATTTTGTATGCATCAGATGCAGCTTGGGTTTACAATAACTGTAAGAACAAGACAGTGCTTGAAATAGTGAAAGGTTCAAAGAAAGACCAACTTCCACTACAGGTTGGAAAAAAGACTGAAACAAACAAGTATTGTGGATGGGATCCTACAGATCCTGATAAAAGCAATCCATACTTGAAGAAAGCTAATGGCACAATAGCAACAGGATACACACCTGTTAATGTTGAAAAAGGTGAAAAGATAGATTATTTTAGTAACCTGTTAGCATTAGATGAAACAGGAAAGAATATTACAGGAAAGCTTAAGTATAATAAGATTGATTCTTCCAAAACAGGAACATCTAAAGTGACATATACTTACAAGCTTAAATCAGGTAAGAAGATAACAGCTTCATTATCATACAAGGTAGTTGATACAACAAAGCCTAAGGTTACATGTTCTAAGACTCAGTTTACTTATGAAGTAAAAAGCAAAGACCAAAAGGATATGAACAAGGAATCTAACGCTAAGGCTATTAAAGAAATGGTTAGAAAGTATGTATCCTGTAATGAAAGTGACGTAACAATCACAATAACAACAGTTGATCCATTGGAATTAAAGGAAGGCAACTTCCCGGTTTCAATTAAGGCACAGGACAAGGCAGGAAACGTTGGCTCATGTCAGGTAATGTGTGAAATAAAAGTAAAAGAATCTGAGGGTAATAAGCGATTTGAACCGTCAAAGGCTCAAAAGAAGAAACTTAAGCTTCCTAAGGAGACTACAAAGAAGTCTGAAAAAACAACAAAGGAAAAAAAGACTAAGGAGAAAGCAACAAAGAAGGAAAGCGAAACAACAAAAAATGTTAAGCAGCCTGAAACAACTAAGTCTTCTAAGAAAGACACAACAACAATAGCTAAAGATTAAATTTTTATACATATTTTTAGGAGGAAATAAATTATGGCAACACCTTATAATCATAAGGAAATTGAAAAAAAGTGGCGTCACAATTGGGATGTAACCCCTATTAATAAAGACACTACAAAACCCAAATATTATTGTCTTGATATGTTCCCTTATCCATCAGGATCAGGACTTCATGTAGGACATTGGAGAGGATATGTTATTAGTGATGTATGGAGTAGATATAAGATGCTTCATGGTTATCATATTATTCATCCTATGGGATGGGATGCTTTTGGTCTTCCGGCAGAAAACTATGCTATTAAGATGAAGACACATCCAGCTATTTCAACAGCAGCTAATATTGCAAACATTAAGAGACAGATTAATGAAATTGCTTCTCTTTATGACTGGGATATGGAAGTTAACACAACAGATCCTAAGTTCTATAAATGGACTCAGTGGATTTTTGTTCAGATGTTTAAGAAAGGACTTGCTTACGAGAAAGAAATGCCAATTAACTGGTGTCCATCATGTAAGACAGGTCTTGCTAACGAAGAAGTTGTTAACGGATGCTGTGAAAGATGTGGAGCAGAAGTTACAAAGAAGAACCTTAAGCAGTGGATGTTAAAAATCACAGCTTATGCTGACAGACTTCTTGCAGATTTAGACAAGCTTGACTGGCCTGAAAAAGTTAAAAAAATGCAGGCAGATTGGATTGGAAAATCATATGGTGCAGAAGTTGACTTTAAATTAGAAAACTCAGATGAGAAGATTACAGTATATACAACAAGACCTGATACACTTTACGGTGCAACATTTATGGTACTTGCTCCTGAACATACTATGGCAAAATCTCTTGCAACAGATGAGACAAGAGCAGATGTTGAAGCATACATTCAGATGGCAGCTAATAAGTCATCTGTAGACAGACTTCAGGGAAAAGAAAAAACAGGTGTATTTACAGGAAGTTATGCAATTAACCCATTAAACGGTGCAAAGGTTCCAATCTGGCTTTCAGATTATGTACTTGCTGACTATGGTACAGGTGCAATTATGTGTGTTCCTGCACATGATGACAGAGACTTTGCTTTTGCAACTAAGTTTAACATTCCAATTATTCAGGTTATTGCAAAAGATGGTAAAGAAATCGAAAATATGACAGAAGCTTACACAGAAGCTGTAGGTACTATGATTAACTCAGGTGAGTGGAATGGTATGGAATCTTCTGTTCTTAAAAAAGAAGCTCCTCACATTATTGAAGAAAAAGGATTTGGTAGAGCTACAGTTAACTATAAATTACGTGACTGGGTATTCTCAAGACAGAGATATTGGGGTGAACCTATTCCAATCGTACATTGTCCTGACTGTGGAGCAGTTCCGGTTCCTGAAGATCAGTTGCCATTATTATTACCTGACGTAGAATCATATGAACCAACAGGTACAGGTGAATCACCACTTGCAGCAATAGATGAATGGGTTAACACAACTTGTCCTTGCTGTGGAAAACCTGCAAAGCGTGAAACAAATACAATGCCACAGTGGGCAGGATCATCATGGTATTTCTTAAGATATATTGATAATAAGAATGACAAAGAACTTGTTTCAAGAGAAAAAGCTGACAAGTATCTTCCTGTAGATATGTACATCGGTGGTGTTGAACATGCAGTTCTTCACTTACTCTATTCAAGATTCTATACTAAGTTCTTACATGATATCGGAGTAGTTGATTTTGACGAACCATTTAAGAAATTATTTAACCAGGGTATGATTACAGGTAAAAATGGTATTAAGATGAGTAAATCAAAGGGTAACGTTGTTTCACCTGATGATTTGGTAAGAGATTACGGATGTGACTCATTAAGACTTTATGAAATGTTTGTAGGACCACCTGAACTTGATTCAGAATGGGATGAAAGAGGAATTGATGGTGTATATAGATTTATCACAAGATTCTGGAAGTTAGCAGTAGATAGTATTGAAGCTAATGTTGAGCCAACTAAGGAAATGATAAAACTTCGTCACCAGATGGTTCATACAATTACAAGACGTCTTGAAGACTTTAGTTTAAATACAGTAGTTTCAGGTTTTATGGAATTTAATAACAAGTTTATTGAATTAGCTAAGAAAGAAGGCGGAATTGACAAAGAAACAATTCAGACTTTCGTTACATTATTAGCTCCATTTGCACCACATATCGGTGAAGAATTGTGGGAAAGACTTGGAAACACAGGTAGCGTATTTGAAAACAACAAGTGGCCTGAAGCTGACGAAGAACTTATGAAGGATGATGAAATCCAGGTTCCTGTTCAGATTAACGGTAAGACAAAAGTTGTAATCAGTGTACCTGCTGACATCTCAAAGGATGACGCTATTGCTCAGGGTAAGGAAGCATTAGGCGACAAGTTAACAGGAAACATTATTAAGGAAATTTATGTTCCGGGAAGAATTATAAATATAGTTGCTAAATAATTAAGTATTTAGTTGAAAAGCTGTTGTTAGGTTGTGATGACCTGATGGCAGCTTTTATCTTTATAGACAAGAAATACCAAGTGTGATAAAATTTTGAAAAAGATAACGTTTAGGGGGCAATATGAAACAGATAAAACATAATCTAAAATTCATCATATCAATAGCAATCTTAATAATGGTTACATTTATAACTAATTGTTATTTGGTAAAAGCAGATGAAACAAAAAATCCAAGTATAAATTCAACAATTACTTTTTATGGAAATATGTCAAACGAAAAGGGCATAATTTTGAAATGGTCTAAAGTACCAAAGTCAAAGGGTTATGTTATTTACAGAAATAATAAAAAAATAGCTACAATAAAAAGTAATAAAATAAAAAACTATACTGACAAAAAAGTTAAGGCAAGAAAAAAGTATACATACGAAATCGCTCCTTATACGGAAGTTAAGGGAAAGAAAGTCTTAGGTGTAAAAAGCTATAAAATAAGAGTGAAAGCAACTAAAAGAAACGCTAAAAAAATCAACCCGGCAAGAGTGGTAATTCCTGATCTTTATTATGAAGATAATTACTATGTAGGTTTGTATGAAAGTATAAAATTACATGCAAAAGCAAGAGTAAATAAAGGATTAAAAAAGAAGAAAGTATATAACAGTAATCTTGTTTGGAGTAGCTCAGATGAAAGTTTGGCAACAGTAGATCAAAAAGGTGTCGTTACGGCTAATGATAATAGGAAAACAGGAACGGTCTATATT containing:
- a CDS encoding PP2C family serine/threonine-protein phosphatase, whose translation is MINYGFSIKGKSHSTRNMACQDANKVIQLNNGCSVGLVADGVGSAKSSDIGAKIAVEKAGEYCSENINSGMNLDQQLQVLKDSFSYALNSINQYATENNAQIEDFDTTLSGAIYDGQSIAYGHAGDGGIVVKKNDGTMDIITEQQQGENKQYVKPLRAGEGSWSFGKLDNNIASVMLVTDGILNELISPFLLNATDSVAKATGQKKVYNSAAEFLMNPDCVMNNKSFNNPKNILESFLDGDMDRNVFSNCLKNGYSKFFDENLTKRLCDGMAKYSYPVWAIDQITDDKTVVCMMNEQAKVSCQPPAFYSEPDWQGLKTTYEKMVHPEKFANEQPKKDLESTQQINTDNNAKKQSQNKPKSEDNAKKQSDNNKNKTKKTKKTKTKKTRGRSKKSRGGISTPSLGRRERRGRRGRRQRKQHHFFTNLLLFLILICMAAAVAVGGLFVYKRYYQNRNNNDSQTESVNKNSKSDTNSGDSNGSDDVGSDNGSDSSTGSDSGSSDDSSSGSSEKSDSDSSGSSDSGSSSSDSSNNGSSSDSSDSGDSSSSDGTDSQAVDGE
- the leuS gene encoding leucine--tRNA ligase, with protein sequence MATPYNHKEIEKKWRHNWDVTPINKDTTKPKYYCLDMFPYPSGSGLHVGHWRGYVISDVWSRYKMLHGYHIIHPMGWDAFGLPAENYAIKMKTHPAISTAANIANIKRQINEIASLYDWDMEVNTTDPKFYKWTQWIFVQMFKKGLAYEKEMPINWCPSCKTGLANEEVVNGCCERCGAEVTKKNLKQWMLKITAYADRLLADLDKLDWPEKVKKMQADWIGKSYGAEVDFKLENSDEKITVYTTRPDTLYGATFMVLAPEHTMAKSLATDETRADVEAYIQMAANKSSVDRLQGKEKTGVFTGSYAINPLNGAKVPIWLSDYVLADYGTGAIMCVPAHDDRDFAFATKFNIPIIQVIAKDGKEIENMTEAYTEAVGTMINSGEWNGMESSVLKKEAPHIIEEKGFGRATVNYKLRDWVFSRQRYWGEPIPIVHCPDCGAVPVPEDQLPLLLPDVESYEPTGTGESPLAAIDEWVNTTCPCCGKPAKRETNTMPQWAGSSWYFLRYIDNKNDKELVSREKADKYLPVDMYIGGVEHAVLHLLYSRFYTKFLHDIGVVDFDEPFKKLFNQGMITGKNGIKMSKSKGNVVSPDDLVRDYGCDSLRLYEMFVGPPELDSEWDERGIDGVYRFITRFWKLAVDSIEANVEPTKEMIKLRHQMVHTITRRLEDFSLNTVVSGFMEFNNKFIELAKKEGGIDKETIQTFVTLLAPFAPHIGEELWERLGNTGSVFENNKWPEADEELMKDDEIQVPVQINGKTKVVISVPADISKDDAIAQGKEALGDKLTGNIIKEIYVPGRIINIVAK
- a CDS encoding Ig-like domain-containing protein, whose amino-acid sequence is MKQIKHNLKFIISIAILIMVTFITNCYLVKADETKNPSINSTITFYGNMSNEKGIILKWSKVPKSKGYVIYRNNKKIATIKSNKIKNYTDKKVKARKKYTYEIAPYTEVKGKKVLGVKSYKIRVKATKRNAKKINPARVVIPDLYYEDNYYVGLYESIKLHAKARVNKGLKKKKVYNSNLVWSSSDESLATVDQKGVVTANDNRKTGTVYITARAVNGVKKIIKVDVMNYYNPVKFKNYKVVPEELAPLFGKYKNEMCDIATYFAFDNKISNVKIDLEEDGLSVKTQPEIKLNEKIEKSLYTVMNDLCLHFEIKDGYLKVTYNDYFSDGSIFKYNIICCIDKASEEKFKYQIGYAKLCERWYYSEERKYNME